In one window of Neofelis nebulosa isolate mNeoNeb1 chromosome 15, mNeoNeb1.pri, whole genome shotgun sequence DNA:
- the LRRC71 gene encoding leucine-rich repeat-containing protein 71 isoform X4 — MSGEASTPAASPRAPRPGTQKSSGTVTKKGDRGAKEKQVLVLPPVGEEEPKNPEEYQCTGVLETDFAELCTRSGYTDFPKVVTRPRPHPAFVPSASMSEKPAQDDQRLSASCSLNSLESKYVFFRPTIQVELEPEDKGVKEIYIRGWRVEERILGIFSKCLPPLSQLQAINLWKVGLTDKTLSTFIALLPLCAPTLRKVSLEGNPLPEQSYHKLMAADSPIAHLSLRNNTIDDHGAQLLGQALSTLRSCNRTLVSLNLAFNHIGDAGAGYIADGLRLNRALLWLSLAHNRIQDQGALKLAEVLRPFELTHTEVVERRRLLLEKGTQERSRSPSSSRPGDSKTDREKNLLLQVNSAALTEKTDKTQTTKTPKGLSKKKEKSGGESVRKEEKSGSGQSPTQGTPKKEDPTKSGKGKVTIPEQKTSKGKGPKTGNKEKRSFLLESELVAEATEAVNPLLEPVEHRNGKVFVPGNKVLLHLNLLRNRITEVGLEGFLATAQYQAQFSKSKSPSKGPVGLLRLSLAKNCFSPQCPAYTTIQELMLPRAAVTKAKPREEEAT; from the exons ATGTCCGGCGAGGCGAGTACGCCCGCGGCCTCCCCCAGGGCCCCGCGTCCCGGGACCCAGAAGTCGTCCGGCACGGTGACCAAGAAGGGGGATCGCGGGGCCAAGGAGAAGCAGGTCCTCGTCCTGCCGCCGGTGGGCGAGGAGGAGCCCAAGAACCCCG AGGAATACCAGTGCACCGGGGTCCTCGAGACGGATTTCGCCGAGCTCTGCACGCGCTCGGGCTACACGGACTTCCCCAAGGTCGTCACCCGGCCTCGCCCGCACCCGGCCTTCGTCCCCTCCGCCTCGATGTCGGAAAAGCCCGCCCAGG ACGATCAGCGCCTGTCGGCGTCTTGCAGCCTCAACAGCCTGGAGAGCAAATACGTGTTTTTCCGGCCCACGATCCAGGTGGAGCTGGAGCCCGAGGACAAGGGGGTGAAGGAAATCTACATCCGCG GTTGGAGGGTCGAGGAGCGGATCTTGGGCATCTTCTCCAAATGTCTGCCCCCCCTCAGCCAGCTGCAGGCCATAAA CTTGTGGAAGGTGGGGCTGACGGATAAGACCCTGAGCACCTTCATcgccctcctgcctctctgcGCGCCCACGCTCAG GAAGGTGTCTCTGGAGGGCAACCCGCTGCCGGAACAGTCCTATCACAAGCTCATGGCCGCGGACAGCCC GATCGCGCACTTGTCTCTGCGGAATAACACCATCGACGACCACGGCGCGCAGCTGCTGGGCCAGGCTCTGTCCACGCTGCGCAGCTGCAACCGGACCCTGGTCTCGCTCAACCTGGCCTTCAACCACATCGGGGACGCGGGTGCCGGCTACATCGCGGAC GGCCTCCGGCTGAACCGCGCCCTGCTCTGGCTGTCGCTGGCGCACAACCGCATCCAGGACCAGGGCGCCCTGAAGCTGGCCGAG GTCCTGCGTCCCTTCGAGCTGACGCACACGGAGGTGGTGGAGCGCCGCCGCCTCCTGCTGGAGAAAGGGACGCAGGAGCGCTCGCGATCG CCTTCCTCCTCCCGACCTGGGGACTCCAAAACGGACCGTGAGAAGAACCTGCTGCTACAGGTCAACAGTGCTGCCCTGACGGAAAAGACAGACAAGACGCAGACAACCAAGACCCCGAAAGGCCTGAGCAAGAAGAAGGAGAAGTCAGGAGGG GAATcggtgaggaaggaggagaagtcAGGGTCAGGGCAGTCGCCCACGCAAGGGACCCCCAAGAAGGAAGACCCCACGAAGTCGGGCAAGGGGA agGTCACCATCCCTGAGCAGAAAACAAGCAAGGGGAAAGGGCCCAAGACCGGGAACAAAGAGAAGCGGAGCTTCCTGCTGGAGTCGGAG CTGGTTGCTGAAGCCACAGAGGCGGTCAACCCGCTCCTGGAGCCGGTGGAGCACCGCAACGGGAAGGTTTTCGTGCCTGGGAACAAGGTCCTTTTGCACCTTAACCTCCTCC GAAACCGCATCAccgaggtggggctggagggcttCCTGGCTACCGCGCAGTACCAGGCCCAGTTCTCCAAGTCCAAGAGCCCGTCCAAGGGCCCAGTGGGGCTGCTGCGGCTGTCCCTGGCG AAAAACTGCTTCTCCCCACAGTGTCCTGCGTACACGACGATCCAGGAGCTGATGCTGCCACGGGCCGCCGTCACTAAGGCCaagcccagggaggaggaggccacctag
- the LRRC71 gene encoding leucine-rich repeat-containing protein 71 isoform X3 gives MSGEASTPAASPRAPRPGTQKSSGTVTKKGDRGAKEKQVLVLPPVGEEEPKNPEEYQCTGVLETDFAELCTRSGYTDFPKVVTRPRPHPAFVPSASMSEKPAQDDQRLSASCSLNSLESKYVFFRPTIQVELEPEDKGVKEIYIRGWRVEERILGIFSKCLPPLSQLQAINLWKVGLTDKTLSTFIALLPLCAPTLRKVSLEGNPLPEQSYHKLMAADSPIAHLSLRNNTIDDHGAQLLGQALSTLRSCNRTLVSLNLAFNHIGDAGAGYIADGLRLNRALLWLSLAHNRIQDQGALKLAEVLRPFELTHTEVVERRRLLLEKGTQERSRSPSSSRPGDSKTDREKNLLLQVNSAALTEKTDKTQTTKTPKGLSKKKEKSGGESVRKEEKSGSGQSPTQGTPKKEDPTKSGKGKVTIPEQKTSKGKGPKTGNKEKRSFLLESEQLVAEATEAVNPLLEPVEHRNGKVFVPGNKVLLHLNLLRNRITEVGLEGFLATAQYQAQFSKSKSPSKGPVGLLRLSLAKNCFSPQCPAYTTIQELMLPRAAVTKAKPREEEAT, from the exons ATGTCCGGCGAGGCGAGTACGCCCGCGGCCTCCCCCAGGGCCCCGCGTCCCGGGACCCAGAAGTCGTCCGGCACGGTGACCAAGAAGGGGGATCGCGGGGCCAAGGAGAAGCAGGTCCTCGTCCTGCCGCCGGTGGGCGAGGAGGAGCCCAAGAACCCCG AGGAATACCAGTGCACCGGGGTCCTCGAGACGGATTTCGCCGAGCTCTGCACGCGCTCGGGCTACACGGACTTCCCCAAGGTCGTCACCCGGCCTCGCCCGCACCCGGCCTTCGTCCCCTCCGCCTCGATGTCGGAAAAGCCCGCCCAGG ACGATCAGCGCCTGTCGGCGTCTTGCAGCCTCAACAGCCTGGAGAGCAAATACGTGTTTTTCCGGCCCACGATCCAGGTGGAGCTGGAGCCCGAGGACAAGGGGGTGAAGGAAATCTACATCCGCG GTTGGAGGGTCGAGGAGCGGATCTTGGGCATCTTCTCCAAATGTCTGCCCCCCCTCAGCCAGCTGCAGGCCATAAA CTTGTGGAAGGTGGGGCTGACGGATAAGACCCTGAGCACCTTCATcgccctcctgcctctctgcGCGCCCACGCTCAG GAAGGTGTCTCTGGAGGGCAACCCGCTGCCGGAACAGTCCTATCACAAGCTCATGGCCGCGGACAGCCC GATCGCGCACTTGTCTCTGCGGAATAACACCATCGACGACCACGGCGCGCAGCTGCTGGGCCAGGCTCTGTCCACGCTGCGCAGCTGCAACCGGACCCTGGTCTCGCTCAACCTGGCCTTCAACCACATCGGGGACGCGGGTGCCGGCTACATCGCGGAC GGCCTCCGGCTGAACCGCGCCCTGCTCTGGCTGTCGCTGGCGCACAACCGCATCCAGGACCAGGGCGCCCTGAAGCTGGCCGAG GTCCTGCGTCCCTTCGAGCTGACGCACACGGAGGTGGTGGAGCGCCGCCGCCTCCTGCTGGAGAAAGGGACGCAGGAGCGCTCGCGATCG CCTTCCTCCTCCCGACCTGGGGACTCCAAAACGGACCGTGAGAAGAACCTGCTGCTACAGGTCAACAGTGCTGCCCTGACGGAAAAGACAGACAAGACGCAGACAACCAAGACCCCGAAAGGCCTGAGCAAGAAGAAGGAGAAGTCAGGAGGG GAATcggtgaggaaggaggagaagtcAGGGTCAGGGCAGTCGCCCACGCAAGGGACCCCCAAGAAGGAAGACCCCACGAAGTCGGGCAAGGGGA agGTCACCATCCCTGAGCAGAAAACAAGCAAGGGGAAAGGGCCCAAGACCGGGAACAAAGAGAAGCGGAGCTTCCTGCTGGAGTCGGAG CAGCTGGTTGCTGAAGCCACAGAGGCGGTCAACCCGCTCCTGGAGCCGGTGGAGCACCGCAACGGGAAGGTTTTCGTGCCTGGGAACAAGGTCCTTTTGCACCTTAACCTCCTCC GAAACCGCATCAccgaggtggggctggagggcttCCTGGCTACCGCGCAGTACCAGGCCCAGTTCTCCAAGTCCAAGAGCCCGTCCAAGGGCCCAGTGGGGCTGCTGCGGCTGTCCCTGGCG AAAAACTGCTTCTCCCCACAGTGTCCTGCGTACACGACGATCCAGGAGCTGATGCTGCCACGGGCCGCCGTCACTAAGGCCaagcccagggaggaggaggccacctag
- the LRRC71 gene encoding leucine-rich repeat-containing protein 71 isoform X7, with product MSGEASTPAASPRAPRPGTQKSSGTVTKKGDRGAKEKQVLVLPPVGEEEPKNPEEYQCTGVLETDFAELCTRSGYTDFPKVVTRPRPHPAFVPSASMSEKPAQDDQRLSASCSLNSLESKYVFFRPTIQVELEPEDKGVKEIYIRGWRVEERILGIFSKCLPPLSQLQAIKKVSLEGNPLPEQSYHKLMAADSPIAHLSLRNNTIDDHGAQLLGQALSTLRSCNRTLVSLNLAFNHIGDAGAGYIADGLRLNRALLWLSLAHNRIQDQGALKLAEVLRPFELTHTEVVERRRLLLEKGTQERSRSPSSSRPGDSKTDREKNLLLQVNSAALTEKTDKTQTTKTPKGLSKKKEKSGGESVRKEEKSGSGQSPTQGTPKKEDPTKSGKGKVTIPEQKTSKGKGPKTGNKEKRSFLLESEHLGQSLAYSWSPKHQLVAEATEAVNPLLEPVEHRNGKVFVPGNKVLLHLNLLRNRITEVGLEGFLATAQYQAQFSKSKSPSKGPVGLLRLSLAKNCFSPQCPAYTTIQELMLPRAAVTKAKPREEEAT from the exons ATGTCCGGCGAGGCGAGTACGCCCGCGGCCTCCCCCAGGGCCCCGCGTCCCGGGACCCAGAAGTCGTCCGGCACGGTGACCAAGAAGGGGGATCGCGGGGCCAAGGAGAAGCAGGTCCTCGTCCTGCCGCCGGTGGGCGAGGAGGAGCCCAAGAACCCCG AGGAATACCAGTGCACCGGGGTCCTCGAGACGGATTTCGCCGAGCTCTGCACGCGCTCGGGCTACACGGACTTCCCCAAGGTCGTCACCCGGCCTCGCCCGCACCCGGCCTTCGTCCCCTCCGCCTCGATGTCGGAAAAGCCCGCCCAGG ACGATCAGCGCCTGTCGGCGTCTTGCAGCCTCAACAGCCTGGAGAGCAAATACGTGTTTTTCCGGCCCACGATCCAGGTGGAGCTGGAGCCCGAGGACAAGGGGGTGAAGGAAATCTACATCCGCG GTTGGAGGGTCGAGGAGCGGATCTTGGGCATCTTCTCCAAATGTCTGCCCCCCCTCAGCCAGCTGCAGGCCATAAA GAAGGTGTCTCTGGAGGGCAACCCGCTGCCGGAACAGTCCTATCACAAGCTCATGGCCGCGGACAGCCC GATCGCGCACTTGTCTCTGCGGAATAACACCATCGACGACCACGGCGCGCAGCTGCTGGGCCAGGCTCTGTCCACGCTGCGCAGCTGCAACCGGACCCTGGTCTCGCTCAACCTGGCCTTCAACCACATCGGGGACGCGGGTGCCGGCTACATCGCGGAC GGCCTCCGGCTGAACCGCGCCCTGCTCTGGCTGTCGCTGGCGCACAACCGCATCCAGGACCAGGGCGCCCTGAAGCTGGCCGAG GTCCTGCGTCCCTTCGAGCTGACGCACACGGAGGTGGTGGAGCGCCGCCGCCTCCTGCTGGAGAAAGGGACGCAGGAGCGCTCGCGATCG CCTTCCTCCTCCCGACCTGGGGACTCCAAAACGGACCGTGAGAAGAACCTGCTGCTACAGGTCAACAGTGCTGCCCTGACGGAAAAGACAGACAAGACGCAGACAACCAAGACCCCGAAAGGCCTGAGCAAGAAGAAGGAGAAGTCAGGAGGG GAATcggtgaggaaggaggagaagtcAGGGTCAGGGCAGTCGCCCACGCAAGGGACCCCCAAGAAGGAAGACCCCACGAAGTCGGGCAAGGGGA agGTCACCATCCCTGAGCAGAAAACAAGCAAGGGGAAAGGGCCCAAGACCGGGAACAAAGAGAAGCGGAGCTTCCTGCTGGAGTCGGAG cacctaggacAGAGCCTGGCCTATAGCTGGTCTCCAAAGCAT CAGCTGGTTGCTGAAGCCACAGAGGCGGTCAACCCGCTCCTGGAGCCGGTGGAGCACCGCAACGGGAAGGTTTTCGTGCCTGGGAACAAGGTCCTTTTGCACCTTAACCTCCTCC GAAACCGCATCAccgaggtggggctggagggcttCCTGGCTACCGCGCAGTACCAGGCCCAGTTCTCCAAGTCCAAGAGCCCGTCCAAGGGCCCAGTGGGGCTGCTGCGGCTGTCCCTGGCG AAAAACTGCTTCTCCCCACAGTGTCCTGCGTACACGACGATCCAGGAGCTGATGCTGCCACGGGCCGCCGTCACTAAGGCCaagcccagggaggaggaggccacctag
- the LRRC71 gene encoding leucine-rich repeat-containing protein 71 isoform X6 gives MSGEASTPAASPRAPRPGTQKSSGTVTKKGDRGAKEKQVLVLPPVGEEEPKNPEEYQCTGVLETDFAELCTRSGYTDFPKVVTRPRPHPAFVPSASMSEKPAQDDQRLSASCSLNSLESKYVFFRPTIQVELEPEDKGVKEIYIRGWRVEERILGIFSKCLPPLSQLQAINLWKVGLTDKTLSTFIALLPLCAPTLRIAHLSLRNNTIDDHGAQLLGQALSTLRSCNRTLVSLNLAFNHIGDAGAGYIADGLRLNRALLWLSLAHNRIQDQGALKLAEVLRPFELTHTEVVERRRLLLEKGTQERSRSPSSSRPGDSKTDREKNLLLQVNSAALTEKTDKTQTTKTPKGLSKKKEKSGGESVRKEEKSGSGQSPTQGTPKKEDPTKSGKGKVTIPEQKTSKGKGPKTGNKEKRSFLLESEHLGQSLAYSWSPKHQLVAEATEAVNPLLEPVEHRNGKVFVPGNKVLLHLNLLRNRITEVGLEGFLATAQYQAQFSKSKSPSKGPVGLLRLSLAKNCFSPQCPAYTTIQELMLPRAAVTKAKPREEEAT, from the exons ATGTCCGGCGAGGCGAGTACGCCCGCGGCCTCCCCCAGGGCCCCGCGTCCCGGGACCCAGAAGTCGTCCGGCACGGTGACCAAGAAGGGGGATCGCGGGGCCAAGGAGAAGCAGGTCCTCGTCCTGCCGCCGGTGGGCGAGGAGGAGCCCAAGAACCCCG AGGAATACCAGTGCACCGGGGTCCTCGAGACGGATTTCGCCGAGCTCTGCACGCGCTCGGGCTACACGGACTTCCCCAAGGTCGTCACCCGGCCTCGCCCGCACCCGGCCTTCGTCCCCTCCGCCTCGATGTCGGAAAAGCCCGCCCAGG ACGATCAGCGCCTGTCGGCGTCTTGCAGCCTCAACAGCCTGGAGAGCAAATACGTGTTTTTCCGGCCCACGATCCAGGTGGAGCTGGAGCCCGAGGACAAGGGGGTGAAGGAAATCTACATCCGCG GTTGGAGGGTCGAGGAGCGGATCTTGGGCATCTTCTCCAAATGTCTGCCCCCCCTCAGCCAGCTGCAGGCCATAAA CTTGTGGAAGGTGGGGCTGACGGATAAGACCCTGAGCACCTTCATcgccctcctgcctctctgcGCGCCCACGCTCAG GATCGCGCACTTGTCTCTGCGGAATAACACCATCGACGACCACGGCGCGCAGCTGCTGGGCCAGGCTCTGTCCACGCTGCGCAGCTGCAACCGGACCCTGGTCTCGCTCAACCTGGCCTTCAACCACATCGGGGACGCGGGTGCCGGCTACATCGCGGAC GGCCTCCGGCTGAACCGCGCCCTGCTCTGGCTGTCGCTGGCGCACAACCGCATCCAGGACCAGGGCGCCCTGAAGCTGGCCGAG GTCCTGCGTCCCTTCGAGCTGACGCACACGGAGGTGGTGGAGCGCCGCCGCCTCCTGCTGGAGAAAGGGACGCAGGAGCGCTCGCGATCG CCTTCCTCCTCCCGACCTGGGGACTCCAAAACGGACCGTGAGAAGAACCTGCTGCTACAGGTCAACAGTGCTGCCCTGACGGAAAAGACAGACAAGACGCAGACAACCAAGACCCCGAAAGGCCTGAGCAAGAAGAAGGAGAAGTCAGGAGGG GAATcggtgaggaaggaggagaagtcAGGGTCAGGGCAGTCGCCCACGCAAGGGACCCCCAAGAAGGAAGACCCCACGAAGTCGGGCAAGGGGA agGTCACCATCCCTGAGCAGAAAACAAGCAAGGGGAAAGGGCCCAAGACCGGGAACAAAGAGAAGCGGAGCTTCCTGCTGGAGTCGGAG cacctaggacAGAGCCTGGCCTATAGCTGGTCTCCAAAGCAT CAGCTGGTTGCTGAAGCCACAGAGGCGGTCAACCCGCTCCTGGAGCCGGTGGAGCACCGCAACGGGAAGGTTTTCGTGCCTGGGAACAAGGTCCTTTTGCACCTTAACCTCCTCC GAAACCGCATCAccgaggtggggctggagggcttCCTGGCTACCGCGCAGTACCAGGCCCAGTTCTCCAAGTCCAAGAGCCCGTCCAAGGGCCCAGTGGGGCTGCTGCGGCTGTCCCTGGCG AAAAACTGCTTCTCCCCACAGTGTCCTGCGTACACGACGATCCAGGAGCTGATGCTGCCACGGGCCGCCGTCACTAAGGCCaagcccagggaggaggaggccacctag
- the LRRC71 gene encoding leucine-rich repeat-containing protein 71 isoform X2, whose amino-acid sequence MSGEASTPAASPRAPRPGTQKSSGTVTKKGDRGAKEKQVLVLPPVGEEEPKNPEEYQCTGVLETDFAELCTRSGYTDFPKVVTRPRPHPAFVPSASMSEKPAQDDQRLSASCSLNSLESKYVFFRPTIQVELEPEDKGVKEIYIRGWRVEERILGIFSKCLPPLSQLQAINLWKVGLTDKTLSTFIALLPLCAPTLRKVSLEGNPLPEQSYHKLMAADSPIAHLSLRNNTIDDHGAQLLGQALSTLRSCNRTLVSLNLAFNHIGDAGAGYIADGLRLNRALLWLSLAHNRIQDQGALKLAEVLRPFELTHTEVVERRRLLLEKGTQERSRSPSSSRPGDSKTDREKNLLLQVNSAALTEKTDKTQTTKTPKGLSKKKEKSGGESVRKEEKSGSGQSPTQGTPKKEDPTKSGKGKVTIPEQKTSKGKGPKTGNKEKRSFLLESEHLGQSLAYSWSPKHLVAEATEAVNPLLEPVEHRNGKVFVPGNKVLLHLNLLRNRITEVGLEGFLATAQYQAQFSKSKSPSKGPVGLLRLSLAKNCFSPQCPAYTTIQELMLPRAAVTKAKPREEEAT is encoded by the exons ATGTCCGGCGAGGCGAGTACGCCCGCGGCCTCCCCCAGGGCCCCGCGTCCCGGGACCCAGAAGTCGTCCGGCACGGTGACCAAGAAGGGGGATCGCGGGGCCAAGGAGAAGCAGGTCCTCGTCCTGCCGCCGGTGGGCGAGGAGGAGCCCAAGAACCCCG AGGAATACCAGTGCACCGGGGTCCTCGAGACGGATTTCGCCGAGCTCTGCACGCGCTCGGGCTACACGGACTTCCCCAAGGTCGTCACCCGGCCTCGCCCGCACCCGGCCTTCGTCCCCTCCGCCTCGATGTCGGAAAAGCCCGCCCAGG ACGATCAGCGCCTGTCGGCGTCTTGCAGCCTCAACAGCCTGGAGAGCAAATACGTGTTTTTCCGGCCCACGATCCAGGTGGAGCTGGAGCCCGAGGACAAGGGGGTGAAGGAAATCTACATCCGCG GTTGGAGGGTCGAGGAGCGGATCTTGGGCATCTTCTCCAAATGTCTGCCCCCCCTCAGCCAGCTGCAGGCCATAAA CTTGTGGAAGGTGGGGCTGACGGATAAGACCCTGAGCACCTTCATcgccctcctgcctctctgcGCGCCCACGCTCAG GAAGGTGTCTCTGGAGGGCAACCCGCTGCCGGAACAGTCCTATCACAAGCTCATGGCCGCGGACAGCCC GATCGCGCACTTGTCTCTGCGGAATAACACCATCGACGACCACGGCGCGCAGCTGCTGGGCCAGGCTCTGTCCACGCTGCGCAGCTGCAACCGGACCCTGGTCTCGCTCAACCTGGCCTTCAACCACATCGGGGACGCGGGTGCCGGCTACATCGCGGAC GGCCTCCGGCTGAACCGCGCCCTGCTCTGGCTGTCGCTGGCGCACAACCGCATCCAGGACCAGGGCGCCCTGAAGCTGGCCGAG GTCCTGCGTCCCTTCGAGCTGACGCACACGGAGGTGGTGGAGCGCCGCCGCCTCCTGCTGGAGAAAGGGACGCAGGAGCGCTCGCGATCG CCTTCCTCCTCCCGACCTGGGGACTCCAAAACGGACCGTGAGAAGAACCTGCTGCTACAGGTCAACAGTGCTGCCCTGACGGAAAAGACAGACAAGACGCAGACAACCAAGACCCCGAAAGGCCTGAGCAAGAAGAAGGAGAAGTCAGGAGGG GAATcggtgaggaaggaggagaagtcAGGGTCAGGGCAGTCGCCCACGCAAGGGACCCCCAAGAAGGAAGACCCCACGAAGTCGGGCAAGGGGA agGTCACCATCCCTGAGCAGAAAACAAGCAAGGGGAAAGGGCCCAAGACCGGGAACAAAGAGAAGCGGAGCTTCCTGCTGGAGTCGGAG cacctaggacAGAGCCTGGCCTATAGCTGGTCTCCAAAGCAT CTGGTTGCTGAAGCCACAGAGGCGGTCAACCCGCTCCTGGAGCCGGTGGAGCACCGCAACGGGAAGGTTTTCGTGCCTGGGAACAAGGTCCTTTTGCACCTTAACCTCCTCC GAAACCGCATCAccgaggtggggctggagggcttCCTGGCTACCGCGCAGTACCAGGCCCAGTTCTCCAAGTCCAAGAGCCCGTCCAAGGGCCCAGTGGGGCTGCTGCGGCTGTCCCTGGCG AAAAACTGCTTCTCCCCACAGTGTCCTGCGTACACGACGATCCAGGAGCTGATGCTGCCACGGGCCGCCGTCACTAAGGCCaagcccagggaggaggaggccacctag
- the LRRC71 gene encoding leucine-rich repeat-containing protein 71 isoform X1, protein MSGEASTPAASPRAPRPGTQKSSGTVTKKGDRGAKEKQVLVLPPVGEEEPKNPEEYQCTGVLETDFAELCTRSGYTDFPKVVTRPRPHPAFVPSASMSEKPAQDDQRLSASCSLNSLESKYVFFRPTIQVELEPEDKGVKEIYIRGWRVEERILGIFSKCLPPLSQLQAINLWKVGLTDKTLSTFIALLPLCAPTLRKVSLEGNPLPEQSYHKLMAADSPIAHLSLRNNTIDDHGAQLLGQALSTLRSCNRTLVSLNLAFNHIGDAGAGYIADGLRLNRALLWLSLAHNRIQDQGALKLAEVLRPFELTHTEVVERRRLLLEKGTQERSRSPSSSRPGDSKTDREKNLLLQVNSAALTEKTDKTQTTKTPKGLSKKKEKSGGESVRKEEKSGSGQSPTQGTPKKEDPTKSGKGKVTIPEQKTSKGKGPKTGNKEKRSFLLESEHLGQSLAYSWSPKHQLVAEATEAVNPLLEPVEHRNGKVFVPGNKVLLHLNLLRNRITEVGLEGFLATAQYQAQFSKSKSPSKGPVGLLRLSLAKNCFSPQCPAYTTIQELMLPRAAVTKAKPREEEAT, encoded by the exons ATGTCCGGCGAGGCGAGTACGCCCGCGGCCTCCCCCAGGGCCCCGCGTCCCGGGACCCAGAAGTCGTCCGGCACGGTGACCAAGAAGGGGGATCGCGGGGCCAAGGAGAAGCAGGTCCTCGTCCTGCCGCCGGTGGGCGAGGAGGAGCCCAAGAACCCCG AGGAATACCAGTGCACCGGGGTCCTCGAGACGGATTTCGCCGAGCTCTGCACGCGCTCGGGCTACACGGACTTCCCCAAGGTCGTCACCCGGCCTCGCCCGCACCCGGCCTTCGTCCCCTCCGCCTCGATGTCGGAAAAGCCCGCCCAGG ACGATCAGCGCCTGTCGGCGTCTTGCAGCCTCAACAGCCTGGAGAGCAAATACGTGTTTTTCCGGCCCACGATCCAGGTGGAGCTGGAGCCCGAGGACAAGGGGGTGAAGGAAATCTACATCCGCG GTTGGAGGGTCGAGGAGCGGATCTTGGGCATCTTCTCCAAATGTCTGCCCCCCCTCAGCCAGCTGCAGGCCATAAA CTTGTGGAAGGTGGGGCTGACGGATAAGACCCTGAGCACCTTCATcgccctcctgcctctctgcGCGCCCACGCTCAG GAAGGTGTCTCTGGAGGGCAACCCGCTGCCGGAACAGTCCTATCACAAGCTCATGGCCGCGGACAGCCC GATCGCGCACTTGTCTCTGCGGAATAACACCATCGACGACCACGGCGCGCAGCTGCTGGGCCAGGCTCTGTCCACGCTGCGCAGCTGCAACCGGACCCTGGTCTCGCTCAACCTGGCCTTCAACCACATCGGGGACGCGGGTGCCGGCTACATCGCGGAC GGCCTCCGGCTGAACCGCGCCCTGCTCTGGCTGTCGCTGGCGCACAACCGCATCCAGGACCAGGGCGCCCTGAAGCTGGCCGAG GTCCTGCGTCCCTTCGAGCTGACGCACACGGAGGTGGTGGAGCGCCGCCGCCTCCTGCTGGAGAAAGGGACGCAGGAGCGCTCGCGATCG CCTTCCTCCTCCCGACCTGGGGACTCCAAAACGGACCGTGAGAAGAACCTGCTGCTACAGGTCAACAGTGCTGCCCTGACGGAAAAGACAGACAAGACGCAGACAACCAAGACCCCGAAAGGCCTGAGCAAGAAGAAGGAGAAGTCAGGAGGG GAATcggtgaggaaggaggagaagtcAGGGTCAGGGCAGTCGCCCACGCAAGGGACCCCCAAGAAGGAAGACCCCACGAAGTCGGGCAAGGGGA agGTCACCATCCCTGAGCAGAAAACAAGCAAGGGGAAAGGGCCCAAGACCGGGAACAAAGAGAAGCGGAGCTTCCTGCTGGAGTCGGAG cacctaggacAGAGCCTGGCCTATAGCTGGTCTCCAAAGCAT CAGCTGGTTGCTGAAGCCACAGAGGCGGTCAACCCGCTCCTGGAGCCGGTGGAGCACCGCAACGGGAAGGTTTTCGTGCCTGGGAACAAGGTCCTTTTGCACCTTAACCTCCTCC GAAACCGCATCAccgaggtggggctggagggcttCCTGGCTACCGCGCAGTACCAGGCCCAGTTCTCCAAGTCCAAGAGCCCGTCCAAGGGCCCAGTGGGGCTGCTGCGGCTGTCCCTGGCG AAAAACTGCTTCTCCCCACAGTGTCCTGCGTACACGACGATCCAGGAGCTGATGCTGCCACGGGCCGCCGTCACTAAGGCCaagcccagggaggaggaggccacctag